A single genomic interval of Spirosoma taeanense harbors:
- a CDS encoding DHA2 family efflux MFS transporter permease subunit, translating into MKLGFDKWVVVLTVTTAALLQTIDSSIVNVTLNQMMGNLGASLGDISWVVTGYAAASAVMITMSGWLSAKLGRRNYFAASIILFTIASVFCGTSTNVWELVFFRVVQGIGGGGLLTTAQSILIQTFPKEDLGIANAIFGMGVIIGPSIGPTLGGYITDNLSWNWVFYINIPFGILATVLTYMFIKEPEEKMTAGKMDWLALVLLTMGIGGLQIILEKGQEKDWFDSGFIVGMSIAAAVGLIGFIWRELAVKLPILDLSLLRRRRFAVGTLFNFILGFGLFASVFIIPVFCQTILGFTASQTGLLLMPGSIMTGMMMPVVGGLLRKNYISPVWYAAIGFLLFFGFSYDLSAISLSAGPDYFFWPLIIRGIGMGMIFIPLTTITLSDLKSVEIPQGSALTNMVRQLGGTFGTAIMTTYISTRSVLHLSRLSDNVSIYNPFSADRIRQYTGLFLSKGDALMTATRKAYGLMQGGVMKQAMVMTYADSFLIIGGFFLICVPLLLLFTGKKIEAPAHVDIAME; encoded by the coding sequence TAGGTTTTGATAAATGGGTCGTCGTTCTGACGGTGACAACAGCCGCCCTGCTGCAAACCATCGACTCGTCGATTGTCAACGTTACGTTGAATCAGATGATGGGCAACCTCGGGGCCTCGCTGGGCGATATCAGCTGGGTCGTAACGGGCTACGCGGCAGCCAGCGCCGTCATGATCACGATGTCGGGCTGGTTAAGCGCCAAGCTGGGGCGTCGGAATTATTTCGCGGCTTCAATCATCCTCTTTACGATAGCGTCTGTGTTTTGCGGTACGTCCACCAACGTCTGGGAACTGGTTTTCTTCCGGGTCGTGCAGGGTATTGGTGGGGGAGGGCTGCTCACCACCGCGCAGTCGATTCTGATTCAGACCTTCCCCAAAGAGGATCTGGGGATTGCTAATGCAATCTTCGGGATGGGCGTCATCATCGGTCCTTCCATCGGGCCGACGCTGGGTGGTTACATTACCGACAATCTCTCCTGGAACTGGGTATTCTATATCAATATCCCGTTCGGAATTCTGGCCACTGTTCTGACGTATATGTTTATTAAGGAGCCTGAGGAGAAAATGACGGCGGGTAAGATGGACTGGCTGGCGCTGGTGCTGCTGACCATGGGCATCGGCGGTCTGCAGATCATTCTGGAAAAAGGGCAGGAGAAAGACTGGTTCGATTCGGGCTTCATCGTGGGCATGTCGATTGCAGCGGCTGTCGGATTGATCGGGTTTATTTGGCGAGAATTAGCCGTTAAGTTGCCGATTCTGGACCTGAGTCTGCTGCGTCGCCGTCGGTTTGCAGTCGGAACCCTGTTTAATTTCATCCTTGGGTTTGGCCTGTTTGCGTCGGTCTTTATCATCCCGGTTTTCTGCCAGACCATTCTGGGCTTTACAGCCAGCCAGACGGGTTTACTGCTCATGCCGGGTTCGATCATGACCGGTATGATGATGCCAGTTGTGGGTGGATTACTCCGGAAAAATTATATCTCGCCTGTCTGGTACGCAGCCATTGGTTTTCTCCTGTTCTTCGGTTTCTCCTATGATCTATCCGCGATCAGTCTGAGCGCCGGACCGGATTATTTCTTCTGGCCGCTGATTATCCGGGGCATTGGCATGGGAATGATTTTTATTCCGCTGACCACCATTACGCTGTCGGATTTAAAAAGCGTGGAGATTCCGCAGGGATCGGCCCTGACGAACATGGTCCGGCAATTGGGTGGTACGTTCGGAACGGCCATCATGACAACGTATATTTCAACGCGTTCGGTGCTGCACCTGTCGCGCCTGAGCGACAACGTATCTATCTACAATCCATTCTCAGCCGACCGTATTCGGCAGTACACGGGTCTGTTTCTCTCGAAGGGCGACGCGTTAATGACGGCTACCCGAAAAGCCTACGGGCTGATGCAGGGCGGGGTGATGAAGCAGGCGATGGTGATGACCTATGCTGATTCGTTCCTGATTATCGGCGGGTTCTTCCTAATCTGCGTACCGCTGCTGCTGTTGTTCACCGGCAAGAAAATCGAAGCTCCGGCGCATGTCGATATAGCGATGGAGTAA
- a CDS encoding acyclic terpene utilization AtuA family protein gives MKETIRIGCGAGFSGDRLEPAVILAQQGQLDYLVLECLAERTIALAQKRKRQDPALGYDPLLERRIESLLPHLLDKRVRLITNMGAANPLAAAEKICAIARQMKLSVTVAAVTGDDVFDQLSGDEPALETGKPLKESGSLVSANAYLGTDAILPALATDAHIILTGRVADPSLFVSPLVHAFDWSLNDANQIGQGTVIGHLLECAGQLTGGYFADPGRKDIPDMAHLGHPFADVSKDGIAVFSKVAGTGGLLNVATAKEQLLYEVMDPSHYLTPDVVADFTQVRLEEVGLNQVKATGGKGQTRPDTLKVSVGYEAGFVGEGEISYAGSNALGRAQLAGAIIEKRLRDRFTDLRIDYIGSTSVHRTAFGHYPEPYEIRLRVAGRAATAKEAALVGEEVEALYTNGPAGGGGARKYVHEVVGIVSTLIDRAKITSNVTVLNA, from the coding sequence ATGAAAGAAACTATACGAATTGGCTGTGGAGCCGGCTTTTCTGGCGATCGGCTCGAACCGGCAGTGATTCTGGCTCAGCAGGGGCAGCTGGATTATCTCGTGCTGGAGTGTCTGGCCGAACGAACCATTGCGCTGGCCCAGAAACGCAAACGGCAGGACCCGGCGCTGGGCTATGACCCGCTGCTGGAACGACGTATCGAAAGTCTGCTACCCCATTTGCTTGATAAGCGCGTTCGGCTAATTACCAACATGGGTGCTGCCAACCCCCTGGCAGCCGCCGAAAAGATTTGTGCCATAGCCCGGCAGATGAAGCTGTCCGTAACCGTAGCCGCTGTTACGGGCGACGATGTCTTTGATCAGCTATCGGGCGACGAACCCGCTCTGGAAACGGGGAAGCCCCTAAAGGAATCGGGCTCGCTCGTCTCAGCAAACGCCTACCTCGGTACGGACGCGATTCTGCCCGCCCTGGCTACGGATGCCCATATCATTCTTACCGGCCGCGTCGCTGATCCGTCGCTGTTTGTCTCCCCGCTTGTTCATGCGTTCGACTGGTCGCTGAATGATGCGAATCAGATTGGGCAGGGAACCGTTATTGGGCATTTGCTCGAATGCGCGGGACAGCTAACGGGTGGCTACTTTGCCGACCCCGGCCGGAAAGACATTCCTGATATGGCCCATCTGGGGCACCCCTTCGCCGATGTGTCAAAAGATGGCATAGCGGTATTTAGCAAAGTAGCCGGTACAGGCGGACTGCTCAACGTGGCTACGGCCAAAGAGCAGCTCCTTTACGAAGTGATGGACCCCAGCCACTACCTCACGCCCGACGTTGTCGCCGATTTTACGCAGGTGCGTCTGGAAGAAGTGGGACTGAATCAGGTCAAAGCTACCGGCGGCAAGGGTCAAACCCGACCCGATACGCTGAAAGTCAGTGTGGGGTACGAAGCGGGCTTTGTGGGCGAAGGCGAAATTTCCTACGCAGGCTCGAATGCGCTGGGCCGCGCCCAACTCGCGGGCGCAATTATTGAGAAACGACTGCGCGACCGATTCACGGATTTACGTATCGATTACATCGGCAGTACGTCGGTTCACCGGACGGCGTTTGGACATTATCCCGAGCCTTACGAAATCCGGCTACGAGTTGCGGGACGGGCCGCTACGGCTAAAGAGGCCGCTTTGGTGGGTGAAGAAGTGGAAGCCCTGTACACAAACGGCCCTGCTGGTGGCGGTGGCGCCCGCAAGTATGTTCATGAAGTCGTCGGCATTGTTTCGACGCTCATTGACCGAGCTAAAATCACAAGCAACGTAACTGTCCTCAACGCATGA
- a CDS encoding AtuA-related protein: protein MKTKLYDLAHSRAGDKGNTLTLSLIPYRPEDYPILCAKVTAEAVKQHLQAIVAGDITRYELPNLPALQFVCQQALTGGVTTSLMMDTHGKSLSYALLEMEIDT from the coding sequence ATGAAAACGAAGCTATACGACCTCGCTCACAGCCGGGCGGGCGATAAAGGCAATACCCTGACGTTGTCGCTGATCCCCTATAGACCGGAAGATTACCCGATCCTATGCGCTAAGGTAACCGCCGAGGCCGTAAAACAGCATCTACAGGCTATTGTGGCGGGCGACATCACGCGCTATGAACTCCCAAATCTGCCTGCGCTTCAGTTCGTATGCCAGCAGGCTCTGACGGGTGGCGTAACCACCTCGTTAATGATGGATACGCACGGCAAAAGCCTCAGCTACGCCCTGCTGGAAATGGAGATTGACACGTAA